One segment of Neobacillus endophyticus DNA contains the following:
- the fliY gene encoding flagellar motor switch phosphatase FliY translates to MNEGLLSQDEINALFNQTEEKKQLSINDFLSPMEQDALGEIGNISLGSSTTALSTLLNQRVEITTPTIDVVEREKMEDTISENHVAVHVDYTVGIRGKNLLMIKETDAKIIANLMMGGDGTVLDEELSELHLSAVQEAMNQMMGSAATSMSTIFSQKVDISPPTIDVLGFPPKKLDELEEEIILEVKFNLKVGSLIDSDMIQFLPLSFAKDMVNKILYPGEAAPAASPVTEKSEVITNQAAAAQPVSPPPVERRPEPHATVQPQVNANVQKVEFTNFSEPQINSSATSNIDLLYDIPLTITVELGRTQMPIRKILELGPGAVIQLDKLAGEPVDILANHKLIAKGEVVVIEENFGVRITDIISPSDRLTKMTM, encoded by the coding sequence ATGAATGAGGGCTTATTATCACAAGATGAAATAAATGCATTATTCAATCAAACAGAAGAAAAAAAACAATTATCAATCAATGACTTTTTGAGCCCCATGGAGCAAGATGCCTTAGGAGAGATTGGAAATATCTCACTAGGGAGTTCTACAACTGCCCTCTCTACATTGTTAAATCAACGTGTGGAAATCACAACGCCAACAATTGATGTTGTCGAACGTGAAAAAATGGAAGATACTATTTCCGAAAATCATGTTGCTGTACACGTGGATTATACAGTCGGAATCCGTGGTAAGAACCTTTTAATGATTAAGGAAACGGATGCCAAAATTATTGCGAATTTAATGATGGGCGGTGATGGTACTGTTCTTGATGAGGAGCTTTCTGAACTTCACCTTAGCGCAGTTCAAGAAGCAATGAACCAAATGATGGGATCAGCTGCCACATCTATGTCCACCATCTTTAGTCAAAAAGTGGATATTTCACCACCAACAATTGATGTACTAGGTTTTCCGCCGAAAAAATTAGATGAATTAGAAGAAGAAATTATTCTTGAAGTAAAATTTAATCTAAAAGTTGGCAGTCTTATTGACTCCGATATGATACAATTCCTTCCACTATCCTTTGCGAAGGATATGGTAAATAAAATTCTTTATCCGGGTGAAGCTGCACCAGCAGCAAGTCCTGTTACCGAAAAATCGGAAGTGATAACAAACCAGGCAGCAGCTGCCCAACCAGTCAGCCCTCCGCCGGTTGAAAGAAGACCAGAACCGCATGCGACTGTGCAACCACAGGTTAATGCGAATGTTCAAAAGGTTGAATTTACTAATTTCTCTGAGCCGCAAATAAACAGCTCAGCCACCAGCAACATTGATTTACTTTACGATATCCCACTTACGATTACCGTAGAGCTGGGGAGGACACAAATGCCAATTCGTAAAATACTTGAGCTGGGACCTGGTGCTGTGATCCAATTGGATAAATTGGCCGGAGAACCTGTAGATATATTAGCAAACCACAAACTCATCGCTAAAGGTGAAGTGGTTGTCATAGAAGAAAACTTCGGAGTAAGGATTACAGACATTATTAGTCCATCCGACCGTTTAACTAAAATGACTATGTAA
- a CDS encoding response regulator has translation MARVLIVDDAAFMRMMLKDILTKNGLEVVGEAVNGADAVEKYKELQPDVVTMDITMPEKDGITAVKEIKAFSPQAKVIMCSAMGQQPMVLEAIQAGAKDFIVKPFQPDRVMDSIKKVLG, from the coding sequence ATGGCAAGAGTATTAATTGTGGATGATGCAGCATTTATGCGCATGATGTTGAAGGACATCTTAACAAAGAATGGACTTGAAGTTGTTGGCGAAGCTGTTAACGGTGCAGATGCAGTAGAAAAGTATAAAGAACTGCAGCCGGATGTTGTAACAATGGATATTACAATGCCTGAAAAGGATGGAATCACGGCTGTTAAAGAAATTAAAGCATTCAGCCCACAGGCTAAAGTGATCATGTGCTCTGCAATGGGGCAGCAGCCAATGGTGTTGGAGGCAATTCAGGCTGGAGCTAAAGACTTTATCGTAAAGCCATTCCAGCCAGATCGCGTAATGGATTCCATTAAAAAGGTTTTAGGTTAA
- a CDS encoding flagellar protein: protein MTATLGNCRRCGKLYLRIRNICDQCFQKQEDDFLKVSEYLRDFPGVTIHALSEATEVSVGQIREFIMAERIIAGHFPNLAYPCETCGSMIKSGTKCQNCFESISKLAKQMDQKGPEVNGDKSKKKAGYISDYL, encoded by the coding sequence TTGACTGCAACATTAGGCAATTGTCGAAGATGTGGAAAGCTATACCTTCGTATTCGCAATATTTGTGATCAATGTTTTCAAAAACAAGAAGATGATTTCCTTAAAGTTTCCGAGTATTTAAGGGATTTTCCAGGCGTCACGATTCATGCTTTAAGCGAAGCTACAGAGGTATCAGTTGGACAAATTCGTGAATTCATCATGGCTGAACGTATTATAGCAGGCCATTTTCCTAATCTTGCTTATCCTTGCGAAACCTGTGGTTCCATGATCAAGTCAGGAACAAAATGTCAAAATTGTTTTGAATCTATCAGTAAGTTGGCTAAGCAAATGGACCAAAAAGGGCCTGAAGTGAATGGGGATAAAAGCAAAAAAAAGGCCGGATATATATCCGACTATCTTTAA
- a CDS encoding OmpA family protein: protein MSRKKRHNHHEEEEHIDETWLIPYADLLTLLLALFIVLFSMRSEDKSKMDAMIQSLYTAFNTISVFDTNSGGQSPSNTGLTTKQNTPGSIASQNSSANAKQILNQNKNQTESTDEQKLQEFMKQMQQYIDQNHLNAEIHLTDLQEGIQITLKDSIIFDSGSDQLKANFTPILDNIAKMLQTVDNSIIIEGHTDNQPIHSTQFISNWELSGARALSVVHYLQSKSINPQRMRYTGYGEYKPIYPNDTPAHREANRRVNIIVLRK, encoded by the coding sequence CATCATGAAGAAGAAGAACATATTGATGAAACATGGCTGATCCCATATGCTGACTTGCTTACGCTTCTGCTTGCCCTATTTATAGTATTATTCTCCATGCGTTCCGAAGATAAGTCTAAAATGGATGCAATGATACAATCTCTTTATACGGCTTTTAATACGATATCTGTTTTTGATACGAACAGCGGGGGACAGTCACCTAGTAATACAGGTTTAACAACAAAGCAAAATACGCCAGGTTCAATTGCAAGTCAAAATTCCAGTGCAAATGCGAAGCAAATCCTAAATCAAAATAAGAATCAAACTGAAAGCACTGATGAACAGAAATTGCAAGAATTTATGAAACAAATGCAGCAATATATAGACCAGAATCACTTAAATGCCGAAATTCACCTGACAGATTTACAAGAAGGGATCCAGATTACTCTAAAGGATTCGATTATTTTCGATTCAGGCAGCGACCAGCTAAAAGCGAATTTCACACCGATTCTTGATAATATAGCTAAAATGTTACAGACAGTTGATAATTCAATTATCATTGAAGGACATACCGATAACCAGCCGATCCACAGCACACAGTTTATTTCCAACTGGGAACTATCCGGTGCCAGAGCCTTATCTGTCGTTCACTATTTGCAATCGAAAAGCATTAACCCTCAGCGGATGCGTTACACTGGATATGGTGAATATAAACCAATATATCCAAATGATACACCAGCACACCGCGAAGCAAACCGAAGAGTAAATATCATCGTTCTTCGTAAATAG